The following is a genomic window from Rhododendron vialii isolate Sample 1 chromosome 9a, ASM3025357v1.
GTTCTCTTTTCTAGACTAGGTAAAATAGTAATTTAGTAGCTTTCATAACTCATTTGATTAAAAATGAGGACATTGACTAATCTAGGATATTACTGTCCAAAATATATTATTAACAATTAGGGCTGAAACATAATCTTAATAAATTTCAGGGGCTAATTTTAATATGTTATCGAAGTACCTTAAATAGACAAAGGGGAAAGCTGTAATTTaggtgtcatttttttaaaagccaACTCGTATGAACAGTACCAAGATTGTGAATAGTAACCACGCCTATGAATAGTGAACAGTTAGTTTTCGGAAAACTTGGGTTTCATTCATTCGATTCCAATTTCGATTTTTTTCGATTCTAACCATAAAAACTAGCATCTTAGTacattaatatacttaggaggAAATAGAGTAGTGATTATACTACCTTTAATCCGAACAAAATGATTTGGTGGAGTCCAGTGGGTTTTTGTTTGGCGGCGAAAGATCGGTATTCTAGCAGTAACTTAgggctggaataacttgaccaaacatctGCCGTTTTGAATGATTCTTGTGTCtaacgcgaagatcttgaaacgctctacaactttcgtgaagaagtctaagcccgaAAATCAATCtaagtaggagaaaaatgaaagtttagaaGGGTCGCTGAATTTGCCTGAAAATTAGAATACGAGAATTTTATCAAACTTTGAATGGCAataactctatcaatttttGACCATTTTGGGCGATTCTTGGgttgaaatcgaagctctcAACCCCCTCTACAACATTTGTGAAGAAACTCAAGCCTAAAAACGACATcaacaaggaagaaaaaggCCATGAATAGAGGTAtgtgatatggacgaaaaacGAAATGGTGTGATCcctattttcttgtttctgtttttgcagtggactaggagtgttgtattgtgagagaggagtggggTTTTAAGGATAAGTATGGAGGTGGTAGAAtgcgagaggagagagagatatagtttaGGAAGAGTTTGAAGGAGAGTGGATAAGTgaaaagatagagatagagggagagataGGTGAGAGATGGTTACTaatatctattttgcagatatATAGACACACTTATATATAGTTACAAGCTAATTAATAAGGGAGACTTAAATAACGATCCTCAAACCTCAGCCCATGTAAGTATTCATCCTGAGCTTTTTGAatagttatgttttcatccttctAATGTGTGAAATACCCTTACTATCctttagtatatatatgtacatatattgaTTTCTTTATCCCTAAATTAAAGGGAACCGGTCAGTCCTGCAATTAAGTGAGAATTAGTAGGaggatttcaaaatttcaatgttTCCATGTAGATTACCAAATCCCTATTATTGCCGTTTCTCTTGATTCCTAATTAAAAGGATTCGGATGACCATCATTTAACTCTTGTAAGTTTATGATGAATACTACAGATAATTTGCCACAAACGGCAATGATTTCATGGTGAATTTTACAAATAATTTGCCATGAAAAATTAGAACCCCTAATTTCATGGTGAATGCTACAAATAATTTGTCATAAAAATTAAACTCACCAATTTCATGGTGAATGTTACAAATAATTTgccataaaaattaaaattctcaACTCTTGTATGTGATGCGCCAtgaaattggaacaaaatcacCAATTCAAGCAAAATCGTCGGAATTTCCAACAGAATCCTCCGGCGACGAATGCTTGTTCGTGAATGATACGAAATAATTTAGCAAATCTCTATTAATTCATGGTGAATGCTACAAATAATTTGCCATGAAAATCAAAACCCCCAATGCTTATACGTGATACACCATGAATCGATGAACAATAATGCATGCAAAATGGTGGGCATTTTTTGCAATGATTTCATGGTGAACGCCCCAAATAATTTGCCATGAAAATTAGAACCTGCAATTTCATGGTCAATGCTATAAATAATTTGCCATGATAATTAAACCCAGCAATTTCATGGTGAATACTACAAATATTTCAAGTAcctatgtaaaaaaaatatcctCCACCTCCAAATTACTCAGGCCGAACAAATCACTCAGGCCATGGTGGCGGTACAAATCACTCAGACCGTTCCATCCACCTCCAATCTCCTCTGCCTCAGGCCGTTCCATCCACCGCCAACTTCTCCGCCTCACGCATCTGTCGAGCGCTGCCGGTTCCGCTGCCTCGGCGGTTGTGGCCATCCGATTGTGACATGGTCGGCAATGATTTGGTTGATCGGCCACGGTGGGCCGGATGAGTTGGGCGGCAGCAGTGGTCTCGATTGGTGGGGGTATTTCCATTTCAAACCAAGATTTTGATCAAAAATGGTTTTGGGATGAAAATGGTTTTGTATGATTTGGGGATGTGGTGGTGAGAATTTCGgaagagatttttgtgattgAATGAGCtgtacaaagtacaaagaaCATATTATCTCTAAAAATTAGGAGAGATTTTCGGGATAGATTTCGGGATTGGATTGAATCTACGGGGATTGTTGGGTTATGTTTTGATCCCAAAAATCAATGCTATATAAGGGCACTTTTGGAATTAGAAAAAAGTGAGGATGAAAatataactgttcaaaatgCTCAGGATGAATACTTACATGGACTGAGGTTTGAAGATCATTATTTAAAAACTCCAATTAATAATGTATAAGCTAAACTAATTTTTATCACTAAAAATTAATCTAAGTTATAGTTTAATCTAATTAtacttttaaataattaatcgattactatagactatttaattaaaaataataatttctttattcgaaaaaaaatagggcaaaaatccaGGTCGTTACAATTTTAAGATGTGTGCTAACAAGGGCCCAGTCTCGTGTTAAGATGGGTGCTAACAGGGGCTTAGTCTTGTGTTCATGGGTGCTAACAAGGGCCCAGATTGTTTGAGAAACGTAACCCTAGGTAGGGCACAGTGATGATTGGCTGCGAGAACAGGTTTGGTTCCTTCCTTGCATGGTTGCATCGACTGTAAATCCGAGTAAATAATTTGGTAGCTATCAGCAGGACACAACAAGGAGCAGTCTGAATCATACTGGGTTGCCTTATGCTGGAGGTTAAGGGTTGGACGGATCTCAAGGTGAGATCCTAGATTTCACATAAGTTAAGGAGTAGTAATTGAAATGAAGCGCCATTTATTATTTGCATTGCTTTCCTTATCTTGttatgtgtaagttatgggtttcgggtaggttttggctattgagcatCATCGCTCACGATACAATGTTACCCTAGTAACTCAAATGCCAGGTGCCGAAGACAGAACAGAAGTGTCGTACAATTCGACTGGAGTCAATGCTGCTGAGGAGGGAGCCGAAGAACCTTGGTTTCCGTATGCGTAATAGctctaatttaatttaaatcaactttattttggaagcttcaaAGTTTGTTTGGGGAATTGTAATATTTGGTCAAATTTGGCTACTTAAACTTAATTCGATATGGTTGTGATATGATGACATCTACTTTTGAAACAGTGATGTATTaaatccataaattttaaattgaaaaaattgtcttttaaatgtttttattaATGTTCCGAAATTCGAGGCGTTACAATTATTTTCTAATTTAGATTCTTGCTGCAAAATAATTCTGTGTTGTGTTGTTATTAATAATCTCATGCGCATTTCTTTGATAGAGTTGAAATGGAAGCTAAGAAAGTTGTAGCTGATTTGACCCaggttgaaaaattgaaaagtgacaatTATAATGTTTGGCGCTATGAGATCCAATTTTTTCTCAATGAGCTAGAGGTCTTGGAGACCCTCGACCATGAGATGGTTGAGCCAAAACTTAGTGACTCACCACAATATCTTTGTGATCTTGAGGCCTTTGAAAAATGGTACAAGAAAGATCAATATGCGCGACTTACTATGGTACGCAGCATGCACAATGATTTGATATGTGAGTTTGAGTATTATGAGACTGCTCATAAGTTATGGGAAGCTATCAAATAGAAATATGATATTGACATCTCGACTAAGATGGTCTCGAACTTAAAATATGATGATGAACATAAATTAGAGGACATGAAGGCTAAGCGCCAAGAGGCAGCTGAGCCAAATGGTTCATGCATCATAGTTGAGACTGTCCCTTGTAGGTCTGGGTACCAGCGAAGGAAGGCTAAACGCGCCCTTAAGAAAGGAGTTGCTATAGGCCTTAACCCTATTAGCGCTGGTTCTTTTAAGCGCAATAGAGGCAAGAAGAAGAGTGGTGACAAAAACAAGGCCAGAAAGGCATGCTTTTACTGTGACAAGTTGGAACACTTTGCTCGTGAGTGCACTGAGCCTAAGAAGGTACaccatattttttgtttctcgTGTTGACTGTTTTGGAATATGTTAAGGTTTAGTTGCTTATTCTCCTCATTCGTGGGTTGTAGATTCAAGAGCAACCAACCAATTAGCGAAGAAACAAGAAAGGTTTGTAGAGTATCACTGAGTTCCAGTTGGAGGCCAAAGAGTTTTCATGAGAAACAAGTCTAGTGTGTTAGTGCTGGGCGTTGGAAAGCTGGACATGCGACATGGGCgcactttattttttcatgaaGTACTTTATGCTCCAAGAATTTGACGAAACTTGTTATTAGTCACTAGCATGATGGGtctaagtttttatttttgtttgagagTAGCTAAGTGAGGATTGATTTGAGTACAATTCATTATGGTTTTTGGATGGTTTGATAATACTAGATGTTATTAATTTTACTTTTAATAATATTGCTAGTGTTTCTATTTGCTTTGTTACATTTTCTGTTGATGTTGATTCTTTTAAATGGCATTGAAAATTAGGTCACATTGGGCAAAAGGAAGATTTGTTAAGTCAACCTACCCATTTGTCATTTGTGACCATTGCCcaacaagaaaaacaattagAAAATCATTCAGAAAATCATAAGGGCATTTGTTCCATTACAGTCTATCTGTTAGACATTTGTGGCTGAAATGGAGTCACGAGATGTGGATTCCTCGAGGAGGATTTTCCTAACAGATGAGTGGTTAGTAGAGATGTAGAACTCTATGAGATGGAGAATCCAACAAGAGGCGCACCAAATTGTCCAGTtgagaatgaagaaaaaattctCCTACCTCCTAGGGATAGTGGGAGCGACTTGCTTAATTATGGATTAGATCTAATAGATATGGATTCTCAAGATCCTCTTAGGCATAGAAGCAAACATTGAATAATCCTTCTTCGTCTGTTTGAGATTGAGGGAGAGTTTTGTCATGATTACTCTTGAAGATAAAAGAGAGCCCATAACAGTGGGAGAAACTCCTTTATCGTCTGCTATGAAGGAATGAATAGCTGCAATGTAAGATGAAATGGAGTTTATGAAGATAAACTTTGTCTGGGACTTGGTTGATCTTTCGCTTGGACGCAAGATCATTAAGAACAAATGAGTTCTTAAGATCAAACGCGAAGCAGATGGTCCCATACTGAGCAATAAGACTCGTCTAGTGGCGAACTTATTCTAGCCTTAGAACTATTTTAGATGGACATTAAGGCAATAGGCTAGGAGCGCAGAGTTTGCAAGCTCCAACGGTCTATCTATGGCCTAAAACAATCATCCAGGCAGTACCTGAGATTTCATCGAGCCATTTGGGTTTACGATGATCGATGAAGGCCATTGCGTGCATATGATGAGATGGTCCAAAAATAGTTTCTTGATATTGTCattctatgttgatgacattTTAGTTGGCTGGAATAACTAGGAGATGATAGTTGCCACACAGTTGTGGTTATCTTTCACTTATGAGATGAATGAATAAGCGAAGCAAGCTATGTGCTTAGAGTTCAGATCTTAAGGGATCTTTCTAGGAAGATTCTTTCTTGAAGAATATTTTTAGAACGATTCCGAAGACAAAGCTATAAACTCATAGATACTTCTATTGTTAAAGGCGagacttaggctccgttccggaaccaaaaataagtccttattttttaagaaggcaatttcaaactcaaaaattatgaacttattgaaatctaaaaatatgcaatatgaatcttgtttagaagatctcgatgagatcttttatacgatgcaaaaaaaaaattaaaaaaatatttttcgtttactttttttttttgagtttgaaaatgtgaaataaactacttattttttaagaaggtttctggaacggggccttagggGTTTAACATGGAACCTAAAACTCCTAAAGAATTGGAACTGATGGCCCACTTGCCCTATTCAAGTACCATTGGCAGCTTATAAGCAGTTATTGGTCCAATCTTGGTCGTGATTGTTGACAAGCAGTCAAGAGGATATTAACATATCTCTAATGGACTGCTTATTATATTCTTTGCTTCCAGAGTATGTATCTATGCCTAGTCGGGTCAAAGATATTGTTGCgcaaaaagaaataattataaAACACATAGCTACGAGTCGTATAGTTGTATGCCCTTTGTCTAAGCCCTTTGCTAAGAGGACTTTTGAGACTCATGATAAGGCTTTAGGACTGCGTAGATAATGATAGATgtgttttatttattaatttcatGAATCACTTCTTTCAGATTTTTGGAATATTTATGTCATTTGTGCACTTAATATTAGCTTATTATTGTTGCAATTTGGACAATTGTTTATTAAACAACACATACAGAATTTAAAGATTGATGTCAGCAGGTTAGATTGGCTCACTCACACGAGCAATCGCCTTCGGCACTTGAAATAGCGAGCGAAGATGAGACGGATGGGTAGTAAGATATATAGGTTGGACCAGTGATATAGTCTGATAAAAAGAATCAGATATACCCACCATATTTTGCCTTGGTTGGAACCAAGATAAGGTCTATTAGCTAGAGACCAATTTCGGATAGTTCCCCCTGTGTTGAGATTAACCTGTCTTTGTTAGCCAGATGCGAGGACTCGTATAGCGCCATGATGGCAAGCTATCTAAGAACTCAGGTTGGGCGCTAGGTAGCGACTAGACTAAAGTTTGTACGGTGTTTGGGAGTATGACgtcactttttgaaaaagtaactCCATCGTAGCATATATTCATACTACATGTGCTTGGTGATCATTTGTTTTAGAGGTGAGTGAATGGATCCTTGTTTCCTCACTGTGTGAGTCTAAGCAGTCATTTAGATGACTGCATATATATTAAATGCGCTCTTTGATTTTTGATTGTGTCATGTAGTAAAGGCTTTGTGTTGCTACTCTAGCTTGACTACCTAAGACCACGAAATGTCAGGGTCCCATGGAGCATGTCTGGGAAAACAGCAAGGTTAAAATGAAGTGACATGAGGGCAAAAACATGATCATTTAGTAGTACACCCTTGTAATATATTCACTGTCGACAAACTCAGGTCGCTCTATTAGGATGCGGATCGGGTTTGAATATAAAGTGCATGATGTTGGGGGGTCAAGCATACTTTTTGGAAGGATTAAAGATGCTTGGTCCGGTGTAACTAAATGGATTCAGGGTACATGAGACACTCTTATGGGTTGATATCTCTATGCTGGCTCTTAAAGAGTTTCTAGTGTAGAGCTCCCACTTGCAGGTGCTCCAGCGATCGCACGGTTCATTAGCGCGTATGAGTTTGCTTCTTCGTTGGGTAGATGGAAGAGAGATTGATACAACTTGTCATGCCCATGCATGGACGAGTGGGAGATGTTGGAATTTGGGGCCGGTCCGGGACCAAATCGGATTGCCTATGTGGGCATGACTTGGTGACCCAGATATTAGAGAGTCCTATCTCATCTTGGAGATAAGATAGGAGAAGTTGAAGTAATTCTAATCTCTTAGAATTAGAAGACTTCTAAAGCATCTAGGatgctctctctatttatttcctACAGGATATTCATAAAGAATTTACACAATAATATAGTACTATACACCAGAGGTATACAAAAGATATAGAGTTTTaggaaactctctctctctctctctctctctctctctctctctctctctctctctctctctctctctctcttcgatagtTCTCTCTCTACCATTAAAGAGCAATCCGAGCTTTTGCACCATGGAATAAAGGGTGATACTCGATCTTCGTAGTATCACTCCATCGCAGGAATTTGTAGTTGATTTGGTACGTGATCGAGAGTTCGTAATCCATCCACGCCAAGGTCCGATTTGGTTAAAGTTCTCAAGGTAATCCGAACCACCCGCTTCCGTACTATGGTTATATTTTTTCTAACAAAAACCAACCCCAAATTCAATCCTTTCACTATCAAATATCAATCTCTTCCAATTTCCAACCCACTCCATAACAGAGGCATTTGTCTTGATTTGAACGTTTGCTTTTGTCTCTCGACACTCTCAGTTTTTTGAGCCCATTCATGGTCCTATACAACCCACTTGAATCATTAAAATTTACTTCCGATGAACCCCAAATATGAATATGACTGTTAAAAATAAACTCGAATAGATATCAATAAGCACGAGAACATGTTAATTTTTACATtacaaaaagaaagacaaacatgattttaagtTAGACTGTCCATTCTGCTGAACAAAATGCTCTTCTTTGTTGATTATTGATATTCGaccaaacaaaattttcatatatATGCTCTTCTTTGTTGGTTTTGTAAAGTGAAGAGTTTATAAATCTTCTTTATGGAATGTGAATGAAACAACAAAATGAGAGAATGAAGCGGTCGAGAGATTGAGGTATGGAGGGGGAGCTTATCCTGATAACATGATACTCCGTACTACATGTCTACAAAATTAGAGATATAAAAAGGGCTAGCTCCTCTCACCAGTAGCAGGCGGGCGCTTCAATCATGAGTCTCATTTTAACAACTTGACCCATTTTAACAATTTGACCCGGTGATATCGAGATCTCAATATCTATATCCttcatgggaaaaaaaatttgactcaacCAATTTGATTGAATCACGTTGATTTTGAAACCGAAGGATGATCGGAACTCTGgttgaccaattttttttaaatataattattattcCACATTTGATTAACCTGAattttattagtattattttcgCATAGACAGCGAATGAAAAAGGGAATCGAATTCCAAAAATATTAGTTAGTGACATCAACAAAATGGAATGTCCGGAACCAACTTGTAGAGTCTCCCACCGGGTGGGGCGGTCTTGTGTTTTATTCGTCAATTTATTTCTTTAAtcctatttttttctaaaaatataaataactaACATTAGAGGTGACAAATAGGTGGGTTGTATCGGGTTTGGGTGGGTTGAAACGGATCACAGATCAAATATGAGTGTGTCAAATATGGGTCAGATAGTAAAAGGGGTTGAAACGGATCGGATtgaatatgggtcaagtcaaTCCCAAACCCACCCGAcccgttttcttcttcttctcttctgtttttttccccccctttcccctcccttcttttcttctcctttgtcTTCCCTCGGTATGGATTGTTGAATAGAAGCCGTGTTTGCCGTTTTCATCATGTCGCCTAAAGCTAATTAACATTCGTGTTTGACGTTTTGCCCAATCTTCTTTCATTATTTGCAATAATGAAATACTCACTCTGTTCCACTTTGTTTcgcttgtttcttttttggaatgtcccaaaaaattgtttatatctcacaatttattatagtattttatatatttaatatatatcttgtttgatagatctcaatttatttttttaaacaaaattttcgaaatcataaaaaacatatagattgtgagatatagaaaattttgtgggacgtcccaaaaagaaaacaagtgcAACAGCTATAATTATAGTAGTATTATTCTAAGGGtgagtttggattaaaaagtagggagtaactttttttgcctttattcaaaaaaaattgcatttgttaattttgtatcaaatttttgtgatttattggttcgtctcgacaagTGAAAtcgaaagtaaatttttttttatcaaaatcataaaagacagcttattgacattttttttttctctttcaaagaaATTATAGCAAGTGCCATCAACACATCATCTGGccttattttccattttccccaTTTCCccccttcccctctctctctctctctcaaattgaaGCTTCCACCATCgaaaagaattaattaaatggcctgATTTAATTCAGAATCAGGCCCTACATCGCCTGATCCACACGTGTAGATTTCATAGTCCGATGCACTACATTTGGATGGGAATGAGAGAGTCTTTTACTTTCAGTTCATATTAAACTCATTTTTAATCCATCTAAATCCATGTAAATATGGGTTCAACTTATGTCAATCCATTATGTATTAGGGTAAATTGAGTAGGAGGACATACTATAAGGTTTTTAACTATAATAAGGACATAAATATTTACTCTTAGAGTTTAAAGGACATTCTGTCcagaatttacaaaaaaaacccttacgTCACGCGAGCCCTCATGCGagcccaaaaattacaaaaaacaaacatgTGAGCTCACTGTACGCCAAACGTCTGTGGAAACAAGAAGGCAGAGAGAGAATCAACAAAGAATCAGCAGATCGTTTTCATTTCGATCGATCGATCACTAATGGAACGTCCGGTGAGTTAATCGattttgtttttacttctcATCCTCTTGATCAAGTTCATCATTGTCTTCTTCATCTTAGGGTTTCATGTCTGTATCGCATGTTCTCGTTTTCATTTCTCATCGTCATGGTTGAGTTCATCATCGTTGTTGTTAAGTTCATTATTGTCTTCTCCATCGCCTTCTAACTTAGGGTTTCATGTTTGTATCTGAATGCATATTGGTAAATCTGTTCGATTTGGTACATCTGTTTGTTGAGTTCATCATCGTTATTGTTGAGTTCATTATGAACGAGTTGGTACATCTGTTTGTTTTGTGCTGGTATCTGTTTGCTTTTTGACATTATTTTGGTAAATCTATTCTGTAGTTTCGAACAATGTAGGTCTGTTTGTAGGTCTGTATCTGTTAGTACACTTGGTacatctgttgttgttgtttagTATACTAACTGTCTTCTATGTATATCGTTGTGCCTGTATTAGCGTATTTTGTaagtttttagtttcttttgagAACCTTCTTTCAGAGTTTATGTTCACCAAGTCATGGATCCTAAAGAACGAAGTGCAAACTAATATGTCTTCAATATCCTACTTATTACCCTGTAGTTTGGAACAATGTAGGTCTGTTTGTAGGTCTGTATCTGTTTGTACACTTGGTATATCTGTGTTAAGCATGTTTTGTACATCTGTTCGgtagtttttgtagtttggaacAATGTAGGTCTGTTTTAGGTCTATATCTATTAGTACAGTTGGTATATCTCTTTTTAAGCATATTTGGTATATCTGTTTGGTTGTTTGGATCCATGTGTTGGTATCTTTGTATCTGTTAGTACACTTTGTATATCTGTTGTTTTGTGTTGGtatatttattttggatttgtgttttttattcTGAACAGGAAGATGTAGTAGAACAGACTAGACTATTAGAGGCAAAAAAGGTAAGATTTAAGATGCGAGCAAGAAAGAACTCACCTTCAAATGCTGTAAAGAAAACAACAGATCAAaaggaagatgatgatgatgatgaaacaCAGATAAAGGAAACTGAACAGGAGAAGAATGACATTGAATCGCCACATAAAAGGAGGGCTTCACAGAAATCACCTGTTAAAGGTACTCAATTGAGGAGAATAACAAGATCTCTTAccaaaagagaaataagaacgACAAggatgtcaaaaaaaattgaaacgacgattgaaataaaaaagaagcatGTTCGAAAATCAAACAGAAACAAGAAGACTATaaacaaggaagaagatgatgtgGTAGTCTTagaggaagatgatgaagaagacgAGCAGGAGGATGTTGAGGAAGACAAGGAGGAAAATGAGGAAGACGAGGAGGAAGACGAGGAAGGTGTT
Proteins encoded in this region:
- the LOC131301540 gene encoding uncharacterized protein LOC131301540, whose protein sequence is MVQERSICATYYEDMKAKRQEAAEPNGSCIIVETVPCRSGYQRRKAKRALKKGVAIGLNPISAGSFKRNRGKKKSGDKNKARKACFYCDKLEHFARECTEPKKIQEQPTN